The Nonlabens spongiae genome contains a region encoding:
- a CDS encoding heavy-metal-associated domain-containing protein, which translates to MKTLKFKTNINCGGCVSKVTPFLNKQEGVESWEVDTSNPDKILTIESDGATEEDVKTVLQKVGFKAEPVD; encoded by the coding sequence ATGAAAACTTTAAAATTTAAAACAAATATCAATTGTGGTGGGTGTGTATCAAAAGTAACCCCTTTTTTAAACAAACAAGAAGGTGTAGAAAGTTGGGAAGTAGATACCTCTAATCCTGATAAAATCCTAACCATTGAAAGCGATGGTGCAACCGAAGAAGATGTAAAAACGGTTTTGCAAAAAGTGGGATTCAAGGCTGAACCTGTAGATTAA
- a CDS encoding helix-turn-helix domain-containing protein, with translation MNNTIHIKNMVCPRCISAVSQILVGLNIDYKAVKLGEVELVSMLNEFEKKSLQKKLQNAGFSLIDDRKSQLIEQMKNLVIEKIHYSNEKTELKWADIVTGELNLDYKYLSSLFSSVESITFEQYIINQKIERVKQLIVYDELTLSEIAFQLHYSSVAYLSNQFKKVTGMTPTQFKKSVDKNRKSLDEI, from the coding sequence ATGAATAATACCATCCACATAAAAAATATGGTCTGTCCGAGATGTATATCCGCAGTTTCCCAAATTTTGGTAGGATTGAACATTGATTACAAAGCTGTCAAGTTAGGAGAAGTAGAATTGGTTTCGATGCTCAATGAATTCGAAAAAAAATCTTTGCAAAAAAAGCTACAAAATGCAGGATTTAGTTTGATTGACGACCGTAAAAGTCAGCTTATCGAGCAAATGAAGAATTTGGTAATTGAGAAGATACATTATTCTAATGAAAAGACCGAATTAAAATGGGCAGATATTGTTACTGGCGAACTTAACTTGGATTATAAATATTTAAGTTCCCTATTCTCGTCTGTCGAAAGCATCACGTTTGAGCAATACATCATCAACCAAAAAATTGAACGTGTAAAACAACTTATTGTCTATGATGAATTAACCTTGAGTGAGATAGCTTTTCAATTACATTATAGTAGCGTTGCGTACTTAAGCAATCAATTCAAAAAAGTAACGGGAATGACACCTACGCAGTTTAAGAAATCTGTGGACAAAAACCGAAAATCATTGGATGAGATTTAA
- a CDS encoding cation transporter translates to MAITKLNKKASMGTAVFSAVSLKLCCWGPLLLTSVVGISGSSVYFSWLIALKPYLLAIAFLSLGLAFYQVYKKKKVDDCGNCETDKPSFFKSKFYLWLVTAFVVTMTLVSYYPQIFHPTATKGIVATNNTHIQTVKLNVEGMVCSGCEENINHSVNKINGVTNVTTSFERGTSIVEFDTTKTNVDEIKKVIQSKGYLITNSRD, encoded by the coding sequence ATGGCAATTACTAAATTAAACAAAAAAGCATCTATGGGGACTGCTGTATTTTCAGCAGTTTCCCTTAAACTATGCTGCTGGGGCCCTTTGCTACTTACAAGTGTAGTTGGTATTAGTGGGAGTTCTGTCTATTTTTCTTGGCTTATTGCATTGAAACCTTATCTATTGGCCATAGCATTTTTGTCATTGGGATTGGCTTTTTATCAAGTTTATAAAAAAAAGAAAGTGGACGATTGTGGCAACTGTGAAACTGATAAACCATCATTTTTTAAGTCGAAATTCTACTTGTGGTTGGTTACAGCGTTTGTTGTTACAATGACATTGGTTTCTTATTATCCACAAATATTTCACCCAACGGCCACAAAAGGAATTGTTGCAACAAACAATACACATATTCAAACTGTAAAGTTGAATGTTGAAGGGATGGTATGCTCTGGTTGTGAAGAAAATATCAATCATTCTGTAAACAAAATTAATGGGGTTACAAATGTAACTACGTCTTTCGAAAGAGGAACTTCAATTGTAGAATTTGATACCACTAAAACGAATGTCGATGAGATAAAAAAGGTCATTCAATCAAAAGGGTATTTGATTACAAATAGTAGAGACTGA
- a CDS encoding efflux RND transporter periplasmic adaptor subunit translates to MKKNLIFIGLALVVGLLGGWLIFGGSGNDEQAIKDLSDMSDSHDHSGESAEQMWTCSMHPQIMQPEPGDCPICGMDLIPAEAGADGLSADEIKMTENAMALANIQTSVVGQGQMDSGTLKLSGKIKPNEESNAVQVTYFGGRIENLYVNTTGERVGAGQRLATIYSPELVSAQQELLTAASLKESQPALYKAVRNKLKLWKLSEKQINAIETAGKVQENFPVYATVSGTVTHKMVEEGDYVKQGQPLYKIANLNTVWAEFDAYENQIASLKVGQTIKVTTNAYRNEVFDAKVSFIDPLLNSSTRTVVVRAVLNNKNDLFKPGMFVEGKIEGAQESTLRKITVPATAVMWTGERSVVYVKTNPNEAIFEMREVLLGNANGDTYTIIEGLQNGDEVVTNGTFTVDAAAQLQGKKSMMNTAGGKTMTGHEGHLGMQGNNSGDSKENADHSEMKERIAVSNKFQGQLKQVFEDYILLKDALVNDDAKNAQQAGKQIIQSLKNVDMKLLSDEKAHNHWMTIQKELNTSANAISSNTDISKQRGHFKHLSAHMISSVQLFGVNENVYIQFCPMADNNKGAYWISLEEEVRNPYYGEAMLTCGEVRDTLK, encoded by the coding sequence ATGAAAAAGAATTTAATATTTATTGGCCTTGCCTTAGTAGTAGGGCTATTGGGAGGATGGCTCATATTTGGAGGGTCTGGAAATGATGAACAGGCGATAAAGGACTTGTCCGATATGTCAGATTCGCACGATCATTCAGGTGAAAGTGCTGAGCAGATGTGGACTTGCTCAATGCACCCACAAATTATGCAACCCGAACCTGGCGATTGCCCAATCTGCGGAATGGACCTCATTCCAGCTGAGGCTGGAGCAGACGGTCTGTCTGCGGATGAGATTAAGATGACCGAAAATGCAATGGCACTGGCTAACATACAAACGTCGGTCGTAGGACAAGGTCAGATGGATAGTGGCACATTAAAACTATCTGGAAAGATAAAGCCCAATGAAGAATCCAACGCTGTGCAGGTCACCTATTTTGGTGGAAGAATTGAAAACCTCTATGTTAATACTACAGGAGAACGTGTAGGTGCCGGACAGCGTTTGGCAACTATTTATTCACCTGAATTAGTTTCTGCCCAACAAGAATTACTCACGGCTGCATCGTTGAAGGAATCACAGCCAGCACTCTATAAAGCTGTGAGGAATAAACTAAAGCTTTGGAAACTTTCTGAAAAGCAAATTAATGCTATAGAGACCGCTGGAAAAGTACAAGAAAATTTCCCTGTTTATGCAACCGTTTCTGGGACAGTAACGCATAAAATGGTAGAAGAAGGTGACTATGTAAAACAAGGACAACCCTTGTATAAAATTGCCAACCTCAATACGGTCTGGGCAGAATTTGATGCCTATGAGAATCAGATTGCTTCCTTGAAAGTTGGTCAAACCATTAAAGTGACTACCAATGCGTATCGCAATGAAGTATTTGATGCAAAAGTTTCATTTATTGACCCTTTATTAAATTCTTCTACACGAACCGTCGTAGTTAGAGCGGTGCTAAATAATAAAAATGATTTGTTCAAACCAGGAATGTTCGTCGAGGGTAAAATTGAAGGTGCTCAAGAAAGCACTTTAAGGAAAATAACAGTTCCTGCTACAGCTGTGATGTGGACTGGTGAACGTTCTGTAGTTTATGTTAAAACTAATCCTAACGAAGCTATTTTTGAAATGAGAGAAGTCTTACTCGGTAATGCCAATGGAGACACCTATACCATAATTGAAGGTCTTCAAAATGGTGATGAAGTGGTAACTAATGGCACGTTTACAGTAGATGCTGCTGCACAATTACAAGGCAAAAAATCTATGATGAACACTGCTGGTGGCAAAACAATGACCGGTCACGAAGGGCATTTAGGTATGCAAGGAAACAATTCTGGAGATAGTAAGGAGAATGCTGACCATTCAGAAATGAAAGAAAGGATAGCTGTTTCAAACAAATTTCAAGGCCAGTTAAAACAGGTGTTTGAGGATTATATTCTTTTGAAAGATGCTCTGGTTAATGATGATGCCAAAAATGCACAGCAAGCAGGAAAACAAATAATACAATCCCTGAAAAATGTAGATATGAAGTTGTTGTCCGATGAAAAAGCACATAACCATTGGATGACAATTCAAAAGGAATTAAATACTTCGGCAAATGCTATTTCAAGTAATACGGATATTTCAAAACAAAGAGGGCATTTTAAGCATTTGTCTGCGCATATGATAAGTAGTGTACAGCTCTTTGGGGTCAATGAAAATGTTTATATCCAGTTTTGTCCAATGGCAGACAATAATAAGGGAGCGTACTGGATAAGTTTAGAGGAAGAAGTCCGTAACCCATATTATGGCGAAGCAATGTTAACCTGTGGTGAGGTTAGAGATACGTTAAAATAA
- a CDS encoding IS982 family transposase: protein MHDLPAMYKKHLSYLIDVFDGVTVDGNFKKRPINTKMNDLEVMALAITGEAASIPSENLLFAEIRKHFRQDFPMLIDRTRFNRRRRSLEPRLRESAGLLGDRMDDGESALLVDSMPCPIIHNAREQRMKVCMEDPGTAPRKGYSAVDRRYYIGYKLHLLMSTQGIFHDMAVTPANVHDIRFLKERQYDGSEDREIIGDRGYISRELQADLFTSYGIELVTPPRRNQLVKRAFSPERRRNRKFIETRFSQLCSQFSIKINLAKSFKGFLTRISSKLAAVAMLQMFNRENNRPINRIRHAWNY, encoded by the coding sequence ATGCACGATCTGCCTGCAATGTACAAAAAACACCTTTCCTACCTTATTGACGTCTTTGACGGTGTTACCGTTGACGGAAACTTCAAAAAGCGACCGATCAACACGAAAATGAATGACCTGGAGGTCATGGCTCTTGCCATCACTGGCGAGGCTGCCTCGATTCCCAGCGAGAACCTATTGTTTGCCGAGATAAGGAAACACTTTCGCCAGGATTTTCCAATGCTGATCGACCGCACCAGATTCAACCGCCGCAGGCGCTCCCTCGAGCCACGCCTCAGGGAGTCCGCGGGACTTCTGGGCGATCGTATGGATGACGGCGAGTCCGCGCTACTGGTGGACTCGATGCCATGTCCCATCATCCACAACGCCAGGGAGCAGCGCATGAAGGTCTGCATGGAAGACCCGGGCACGGCTCCCAGAAAGGGCTACTCGGCAGTCGACCGCCGCTATTATATCGGTTACAAGCTCCACCTGCTCATGAGCACGCAGGGCATCTTCCACGACATGGCGGTAACCCCTGCAAACGTACACGACATAAGGTTCTTGAAAGAGAGGCAGTACGACGGTAGCGAGGACAGGGAGATCATCGGCGATCGTGGCTACATATCCAGGGAGCTCCAGGCCGATCTGTTCACCAGCTACGGTATAGAACTGGTCACCCCACCCAGAAGGAACCAGTTGGTCAAAAGGGCATTTTCGCCGGAGAGGAGAAGGAACCGAAAGTTCATAGAGACAAGGTTTTCACAGTTGTGCTCTCAGTTCTCCATCAAGATCAACCTTGCAAAGAGCTTCAAGGGTTTCCTGACAAGGATCTCAAGCAAACTGGCCGCAGTTGCCATGCTGCAGATGTTCAACAGGGAAAACAACAGACCAATCAATAGAATCAGGCATGCGTGGAACTACTAG
- a CDS encoding heavy metal translocating P-type ATPase — METISIFETKEKNTKKGVKESFPVTGMTCASCAASVESVLKHTEGVFDANVNFANSSVMVEYDEGLNPNQLQNALREVGYDIIIDAEDPSEVQQELQQKHYQDIKNRTIWSAILTLPIFVLGMFYMQWEQGKWISLVLAFPILFWFGRSFFINAFKQAKHGKANMDTLVALSTGIAFLFSVFNTFFPEFWLSRGIEPHVYYEAATVIITFISLGKLLEEKAKSNTSSAIKKLMGLQPKTLKIIENGEEREIPISSVQVGQTILVRPGEKIPVDGEVSKGSSYVDESMITGEPVPVQKSQGEKVFAGTVNQKGSFQFTAEKVGGETLLSQIIKMVQQAQGSKAPVQKLVDKIAGIFVPVVLSISIVTFIVWMSVGGDNAFSQALLTSVAVLVIACPCALGLATPTAIMVGIGKGAENNILIKDAESLELGHKVNAVILDKTGTITEGKPLVTDILWKDKLKNQKQYKEILLAIEAQSEHPLAEAVVNHLKGENIEQAEITSFESITGKGVKAQSENGSKYYVGNHKLMVEKNIQIDASLMQTAESLEEKAKTVIFFGGENQVLAILAIADKIKETSKKAIATLQERGIEVFMLTGDNNKTASAVAHQVGITNYQGEVMPSDKAAFVEKLQTDGKIVAMVGDGINDSHALAQANVSIAMGKGSDIAMDVAKMTLITSDLQSIPKALELSKRTVLGIRQNLFWAFIYNIIGIPIAAGVLYPVNGFLLDPMIAGAAMAFSSVSVVANSLRLKRVKL, encoded by the coding sequence ATGGAGACAATCAGCATATTTGAAACCAAAGAAAAGAATACTAAAAAAGGAGTAAAGGAATCATTTCCGGTTACGGGAATGACCTGTGCCTCTTGTGCAGCGAGTGTTGAATCTGTATTAAAACATACCGAGGGAGTATTTGACGCAAACGTCAATTTCGCGAACAGTTCTGTTATGGTAGAGTATGATGAGGGGTTGAACCCTAATCAACTTCAAAACGCGCTTCGTGAGGTCGGTTACGATATTATAATTGATGCCGAAGACCCTTCGGAAGTACAGCAAGAACTTCAGCAAAAGCATTATCAGGACATAAAAAACCGTACCATCTGGTCGGCGATACTTACGCTACCCATTTTTGTGTTGGGAATGTTCTATATGCAATGGGAACAAGGCAAATGGATTTCATTGGTATTGGCCTTTCCAATTCTTTTTTGGTTTGGGCGCAGTTTTTTCATCAATGCCTTCAAGCAGGCCAAACACGGTAAAGCAAATATGGATACCTTGGTGGCGTTGAGTACCGGAATCGCCTTCCTCTTTAGTGTATTCAATACCTTTTTTCCTGAATTTTGGTTAAGTCGTGGCATCGAGCCTCACGTATATTACGAAGCGGCTACCGTGATTATCACCTTTATTTCCTTGGGGAAACTATTGGAAGAAAAGGCAAAATCAAATACCTCTTCAGCCATTAAAAAACTAATGGGGCTTCAGCCTAAAACCCTTAAAATTATTGAGAATGGGGAAGAGAGGGAAATCCCTATTTCATCCGTACAGGTTGGTCAGACCATTTTGGTACGTCCCGGAGAAAAAATTCCTGTTGATGGCGAAGTTTCCAAGGGAAGCTCTTATGTAGATGAAAGTATGATTACGGGAGAACCTGTTCCAGTTCAGAAATCCCAAGGGGAAAAGGTGTTCGCTGGTACCGTTAATCAAAAAGGAAGCTTTCAGTTTACCGCTGAAAAAGTGGGTGGGGAAACCCTGCTTTCCCAAATCATTAAAATGGTTCAGCAAGCGCAAGGGAGTAAGGCACCCGTTCAAAAACTGGTCGATAAGATTGCCGGTATATTTGTTCCTGTGGTATTGAGTATTTCCATTGTAACCTTCATTGTCTGGATGTCTGTAGGAGGCGATAATGCCTTTTCACAAGCCTTATTGACCTCTGTAGCCGTTTTGGTTATCGCTTGCCCCTGTGCCTTGGGCTTGGCAACGCCTACCGCCATAATGGTGGGTATCGGCAAAGGAGCTGAAAATAATATTTTGATAAAGGATGCCGAAAGTTTAGAGCTCGGCCATAAAGTGAATGCAGTAATCCTTGATAAAACGGGTACGATTACAGAAGGAAAACCATTGGTCACCGATATACTCTGGAAGGATAAGCTTAAAAATCAAAAGCAATACAAGGAAATTCTCTTGGCTATCGAAGCACAATCAGAACATCCTTTGGCAGAAGCCGTAGTCAATCATCTGAAAGGGGAAAACATTGAACAAGCAGAAATTACTTCCTTCGAAAGCATTACAGGAAAAGGAGTAAAGGCGCAATCAGAGAATGGTTCAAAATATTATGTGGGCAACCATAAACTAATGGTCGAAAAGAATATTCAAATTGATGCTTCTTTAATGCAAACGGCAGAAAGTCTCGAAGAGAAGGCAAAAACGGTCATATTCTTTGGTGGCGAAAATCAAGTGCTCGCGATACTCGCCATAGCGGACAAGATTAAAGAAACTTCAAAAAAAGCCATAGCTACGCTTCAAGAAAGAGGCATCGAAGTCTTTATGCTCACGGGAGATAACAATAAAACGGCTTCTGCCGTGGCACATCAGGTAGGAATAACAAATTATCAAGGCGAAGTAATGCCTTCGGACAAAGCGGCTTTTGTTGAAAAATTACAGACGGATGGAAAGATAGTAGCAATGGTTGGCGATGGTATCAACGATTCGCACGCATTGGCGCAAGCCAATGTAAGTATTGCAATGGGTAAAGGTTCGGATATAGCAATGGATGTAGCAAAAATGACCTTGATAACATCAGATTTGCAATCCATCCCAAAAGCATTGGAACTGTCAAAAAGAACCGTGTTGGGCATACGTCAGAACTTATTCTGGGCATTTATCTACAACATCATCGGTATTCCAATTGCAGCGGGAGTTTTGTATCCCGTAAATGGGTTTTTATTGGACCCGATGATTGCAGGTGCAGCAATGGCATTCAGTAGTGTATCCGTAGTTGCAAATAGCTTAAGATTGAAACGAGTAAAACTTTAA
- a CDS encoding GDCCVxC domain-containing (seleno)protein, whose amino-acid sequence MKTILKSEITCPKCGHKKEEEMPTNACQFFYECENCKTVLKPNEGDCCVYCSYGSVKCPSIQEKESCNNSSCC is encoded by the coding sequence ATGAAAACTATATTAAAATCAGAAATTACTTGTCCGAAATGTGGACACAAAAAAGAAGAAGAAATGCCGACGAACGCTTGTCAATTCTTTTACGAGTGCGAGAATTGCAAGACGGTTTTGAAACCTAATGAAGGGGATTGTTGTGTCTATTGTAGTTATGGCTCTGTAAAATGTCCTTCTATTCAAGAGAAAGAAAGTTGTAATAATTCCAGTTGTTGCTAA
- the merTP gene encoding mercuric transport protein MerTP produces MKRENKLIGVGLLAAITASLCCITPVLALIAGTSGIASTFSWIEPFRPYLIGLTILVLGFAWYQKLKPQKEIDCECETDEKPKFIQSKKFLGIVTVFAFIMLAFPYYSSIFYPDNKKEVVIVNQSNIQTVNFNVQGMTCAGCEESIKHAVNELDGIINVTPSYEKGSTFVEFDKSKTSKIAIENAINSTGYKVTGKKEIE; encoded by the coding sequence ATGAAACGTGAGAACAAATTAATTGGTGTAGGTTTACTTGCTGCTATTACTGCTTCATTATGTTGTATTACACCCGTTTTGGCTCTAATTGCAGGAACAAGCGGAATTGCTTCAACATTTTCGTGGATAGAACCTTTTAGACCTTATCTAATCGGGCTGACAATTTTAGTTCTTGGTTTTGCTTGGTATCAAAAACTAAAACCTCAAAAAGAAATTGACTGCGAATGTGAAACAGACGAAAAACCAAAATTTATACAATCAAAAAAGTTTTTAGGAATTGTAACTGTATTTGCATTTATTATGCTGGCATTTCCATATTATTCATCCATTTTTTATCCAGATAATAAAAAAGAAGTAGTCATTGTAAACCAATCAAATATTCAAACTGTAAACTTTAATGTTCAAGGAATGACTTGTGCTGGCTGTGAAGAAAGCATAAAACACGCTGTAAATGAATTGGACGGTATTATAAATGTAACCCCTTCGTATGAAAAGGGAAGTACCTTCGTAGAGTTTGATAAGTCTAAAACCTCTAAGATAGCTATTGAAAATGCAATTAATTCTACAGGTTATAAAGTGACTGGCAAAAAAGAAATAGAATGA
- a CDS encoding ArsR/SmtB family transcription factor, with amino-acid sequence MKNNSCIRQQADIEQINRCKKTVSELNEAFDYLANGLSLVGNSVRLKILYLLFEEKRLCVCDLSDILGMNISAISQHLRKMKDRNLLETDREAQTIFYSLTPEYSTLLNPFFEILDKNKVLETI; translated from the coding sequence ATGAAAAATAATTCTTGCATAAGACAACAGGCAGATATTGAACAGATAAACCGTTGTAAAAAGACAGTTTCAGAATTAAACGAAGCATTTGATTATTTAGCAAATGGACTTTCATTGGTTGGAAATAGTGTAAGGCTGAAAATTCTTTACCTACTCTTTGAGGAAAAAAGACTTTGCGTTTGTGATTTAAGCGACATTCTCGGAATGAACATTTCTGCCATCTCTCAACATTTGAGAAAAATGAAGGATAGAAATTTATTGGAAACCGATAGAGAAGCCCAAACCATTTTTTACTCACTAACCCCTGAATATTCAACATTGTTAAATCCGTTTTTTGAAATACTCGATAAAAACAAAGTTTTAGAAACGATATGA
- a CDS encoding class I SAM-dependent methyltransferase: MKFDRKKHWETVYETKNPDQVSWTQEIPKTSLEFIRSFKLNKDARIIDIGGGDSKLVDYLLEEEYKNITVLDISEKAIAKAKKRLGEKASKVNWIVSDIIEFEPDTSFDVWHDRATFHFLTTDDQIKKYIKIASKFVRGYLIIGTFSQNGPKKCSGLEIKQYNEEELTSELKKGFDKIRCVTEGHTTPFNTIQNFLFCSFKRQLTVKPAIPSPTS; the protein is encoded by the coding sequence ATGAAATTTGACAGAAAGAAACATTGGGAAACAGTTTACGAAACTAAAAATCCAGACCAGGTAAGTTGGACCCAAGAAATACCAAAAACTTCACTGGAGTTTATACGTTCGTTCAAACTAAATAAAGATGCAAGAATTATAGACATTGGTGGTGGCGACAGTAAACTGGTCGACTATTTACTTGAAGAAGAATATAAGAACATTACTGTACTTGATATTTCAGAAAAAGCAATTGCGAAAGCTAAAAAAAGACTGGGAGAAAAGGCGAGTAAAGTAAATTGGATTGTAAGCGACATTATCGAATTTGAACCTGACACATCTTTCGATGTTTGGCACGACAGGGCAACTTTTCATTTTCTTACAACTGATGACCAGATTAAAAAATATATTAAGATAGCGTCAAAATTTGTACGTGGTTATTTAATAATAGGAACCTTTTCACAAAATGGACCAAAAAAATGTAGCGGACTTGAAATAAAACAATACAATGAAGAGGAATTAACATCGGAATTAAAAAAAGGATTTGACAAAATTCGCTGTGTAACAGAGGGCCACACAACACCATTTAATACCATACAGAATTTTCTGTTTTGTAGTTTTAAAAGACAATTAACTGTAAAGCCAGCAATACCTTCACCCACAAGCTAA
- a CDS encoding thioredoxin family protein, whose product MKRQIEIFTAGCPVCEPVVQLVKETAGKDCEITLHNLSEQCESKICVSKMKEYGVTRVPAIAVNGKLLNCCTNIKITRDDLVNAGIGSC is encoded by the coding sequence ATGAAACGACAAATCGAGATTTTTACAGCAGGTTGCCCAGTATGCGAGCCTGTGGTGCAATTAGTAAAAGAAACAGCAGGAAAGGACTGCGAAATCACACTTCATAATCTGTCTGAGCAATGCGAAAGTAAAATCTGTGTTTCAAAAATGAAGGAATATGGGGTTACAAGAGTTCCTGCCATTGCTGTTAACGGAAAACTATTGAATTGCTGTACCAACATCAAAATCACAAGAGATGATTTGGTAAATGCAGGCATAGGAAGCTGTTAG
- a CDS encoding metal-sensing transcriptional repressor, with protein MKSEEHKLPTDLILDIKSRLKTLSGQLNGIVKMLDEGKDPEQINIQFKSIDKGIQKAHYLLLDEVYRKALAIGIVKAVDSCPGNCGNEDKIEYLKSEFPNLELSDLTNRLKEIQTIETRLKDYNEKKD; from the coding sequence ATGAAATCGGAAGAGCACAAATTACCCACTGATTTAATCTTGGATATTAAATCCAGATTAAAAACTTTGAGTGGTCAATTAAACGGCATTGTTAAAATGCTTGATGAAGGAAAGGACCCCGAACAAATAAACATACAGTTCAAATCCATTGATAAGGGGATTCAAAAAGCACATTACTTACTGCTGGATGAAGTCTATCGAAAAGCACTTGCTATTGGAATTGTAAAGGCCGTGGACTCTTGCCCAGGCAATTGTGGCAATGAAGATAAAATTGAATATTTAAAAAGTGAATTCCCTAACTTGGAATTATCTGATTTGACCAATCGCTTAAAAGAAATCCAAACCATTGAAACCAGATTAAAAGACTACAACGAAAAAAAAGATTAA
- a CDS encoding M90 family metallopeptidase: MVYILISVVIILFTVHFYRKAKRHSVKPFPEHWHKLLMDNVLFYRNLSNNRQLIFQQKIMQFLSEVYIDGVQLELEELDKILIAASAVIPVFGFKEWHYTNLSGILLYPDYFNEDMQFSSKDNARNIGGIVGNGRFEKQMILSKKGLYHGFKNTTDKSNTGIHEFVHLIDKLDDRTDGVPERLMEHQYAIPWLNLIHKEMEAINDNHSDIRKYGGTNQAEFFAVASEYFFERPDLLKKKHPELYRMLVKCFNQKLIGSIEV; the protein is encoded by the coding sequence ATGGTCTATATTTTAATTTCTGTTGTGATTATTCTTTTTACTGTTCATTTTTATAGAAAAGCGAAACGTCATAGTGTAAAGCCATTTCCAGAGCATTGGCACAAATTATTAATGGACAATGTTCTGTTTTATAGAAATCTTTCAAACAATAGACAGCTAATTTTTCAGCAAAAAATAATGCAGTTTTTAAGTGAGGTCTATATCGATGGTGTGCAGCTTGAACTGGAAGAATTGGATAAGATTTTAATTGCGGCAAGTGCAGTAATACCTGTTTTTGGCTTCAAAGAATGGCATTACACCAATTTAAGCGGTATCCTTTTATATCCAGATTATTTTAATGAGGATATGCAATTTAGTAGTAAGGATAACGCACGGAATATTGGTGGAATAGTTGGGAATGGAAGGTTCGAGAAACAGATGATACTTTCCAAAAAAGGATTGTATCACGGCTTTAAAAATACAACGGATAAAAGTAATACTGGCATACACGAATTTGTGCACCTTATAGATAAGTTGGACGATAGAACAGACGGTGTGCCAGAGCGGCTAATGGAACATCAATATGCCATACCTTGGTTAAACTTAATCCATAAAGAAATGGAAGCGATAAATGATAACCACTCTGATATCAGAAAGTATGGAGGCACCAATCAAGCTGAATTCTTTGCTGTAGCTTCGGAATACTTTTTTGAACGTCCGGACTTGCTTAAAAAGAAACATCCTGAATTATACAGGATGTTGGTTAAATGTTTTAATCAGAAACTTATAGGTTCAATTGAAGTGTAG